A genome region from Leptospira stimsonii includes the following:
- a CDS encoding PA0069 family radical SAM protein, whose translation MLGQRRINRGTESKIAGRFDSTYRESDPEFPDESPSPKTILFEERAKTIVTENDCPDLHFTRSLNPYRGCEHGCIYCYARPNHSYVDLSPGIDFETKIFAKRNAPDLLRKYLSKQNGEVVTIQLAGVTDIYQPIERKLEITRELLKVFLEFRQPVAMITKSYLVTRDMDLLEKLASQNLVKVYISVTTLDSELWRRMEPRTANPEKRLKAIRSLSELGVPTGVMAAPMIPGLNDHELETILQSAKESGAKTAGMVFLRLPFEVAPLFLDWLETNYPLKKEKVENLIRQARGGKLYDSDYSSRMVGTGPYAEILWKRFRIARNRLGLNDPMSLNKGIFRIPEKYQLRLTKGENLFPGL comes from the coding sequence ATGCTCGGACAGAGAAGAATCAATCGGGGAACGGAATCTAAGATCGCCGGCCGGTTTGATTCTACTTATCGAGAATCCGATCCGGAATTTCCGGATGAGTCCCCTTCTCCGAAAACGATTCTTTTTGAAGAACGCGCGAAAACAATCGTGACGGAAAATGATTGTCCTGATTTACACTTTACTCGCTCTCTCAATCCATACCGGGGTTGCGAACATGGTTGTATCTACTGTTATGCACGGCCGAATCACTCTTACGTGGATCTTTCTCCAGGAATCGATTTTGAAACAAAGATTTTTGCGAAACGAAATGCGCCCGATCTTCTTCGAAAATATCTTTCCAAGCAAAACGGAGAGGTCGTAACGATCCAGCTCGCGGGCGTAACCGATATTTATCAGCCGATCGAGAGAAAATTAGAAATCACTCGAGAACTCCTTAAAGTTTTTTTAGAATTTCGACAACCAGTCGCGATGATCACAAAATCCTATCTCGTAACCAGAGACATGGATCTTCTCGAAAAATTGGCGTCTCAGAATCTAGTAAAGGTTTATATCAGCGTGACCACTCTCGATTCGGAACTCTGGAGAAGAATGGAGCCTCGGACCGCCAATCCTGAAAAAAGACTGAAAGCGATTCGAAGCCTTTCCGAATTGGGAGTTCCTACCGGAGTGATGGCCGCGCCGATGATCCCCGGGTTAAACGATCACGAGCTGGAAACGATTCTTCAGTCCGCAAAAGAATCCGGAGCCAAAACGGCAGGAATGGTATTTTTGCGTCTTCCTTTCGAAGTCGCTCCCCTCTTTTTGGATTGGTTGGAAACGAATTATCCTCTCAAAAAAGAGAAAGTGGAAAACTTAATTCGTCAAGCGAGAGGCGGCAAACTCTATGATTCCGATTATTCAAGTAGAATGGTGGGAACAGGACCTTACGCGGAAATACTCTGGAAACGATTTCGAATCGCAAGAAATCGACTGGGTTTAAACGATCCGATGTCCTTAAACAAAGGTATTTTTCGAATTCCAGAAAAATATCAACTTCGCTTAACAAAAGGAGAGAATCTTTTTCCCGGATTGTAA
- a CDS encoding metal-sensitive transcriptional regulator gives MKPKYKLHSDPKVKEALTLRLKKIEGQIRGIQGMIERDEYCDDVLNQLSSAKSALDGVSKTLLKSHIETCVVERFKENDPAILNEFMTTVDRILK, from the coding sequence ATGAAACCGAAATACAAACTGCACTCTGATCCTAAAGTCAAGGAAGCATTAACTTTGAGGCTCAAGAAAATTGAAGGGCAGATCCGAGGAATACAAGGTATGATTGAAAGGGACGAATACTGCGACGATGTTCTCAATCAATTGTCTTCCGCAAAATCGGCGTTAGATGGAGTTTCGAAAACTCTTCTCAAAAGTCATATTGAAACCTGCGTAGTTGAAAGATTTAAGGAGAATGATCCCGCGATCTTGAATGAGTTTATGACTACGGTTGACCGCATTCTTAAATAA
- a CDS encoding heavy-metal-associated domain-containing protein, giving the protein MKEIKLEVEGMTCNHCQHTIESALKEIGLSSKASLANKEVVYQGEGTEEELSKVRAAILEEGYTPGSIK; this is encoded by the coding sequence ATGAAAGAAATCAAATTAGAAGTCGAAGGAATGACATGCAATCACTGTCAGCATACGATCGAATCCGCGTTAAAGGAAATCGGCCTTTCTTCCAAAGCGAGTTTAGCGAATAAGGAAGTCGTTTATCAAGGAGAAGGTACGGAAGAAGAATTATCCAAGGTCAGAGCCGCGATCTTGGAAGAAGGTTATACGCCGGGTTCAATCAAATGA
- a CDS encoding heavy metal translocating P-type ATPase: protein MNPSVKAEPSDSGITLDLIGMTCANCALRIEKGLKKVPGVKDARVNFAMETAKVEFSSPVSQEVLLDKVDSLGYRALVHEEIVLNGEAEKAHEEEFRKLKFRLLASVLFSTPLLLSMVGHFGENKFSEYLHFLMNPWLQFALATPVQFWIGFSFYLGAFRSLKNGGANMDVLVVLGTSAAYFYSVKQSFLSLEGHHHGEIFLYYETSAVLITLILFGKFLEHLAKGKSSKAIQSLVGLQPKTANIIREDEIQEIPLAAVRSGDLLLVKVGETVPVDGIVEEGSSSIDESMLTGESIPVEKKVGSALFGGSLNKNGILKLRASKVGKDTLLSGIVRVVQEAQGSRAPIQRIADRISGVFVPAVILIAAFTFALWFFWIEPGVFSGALEKAIAVLVIACPCALGLATPVSILAGSGRAATLGILFRTAEALEIAHKVNTVVFDKTGTLTHGKPILKKIDVIPSGDESRLLMIAGAAEQNSEHPLSKAIVDSAKQRGLILPISETFETIPGGGVFAIVNSKEVLLGTDRLFKEKGIRLNQTLSDLKIQREAEGATVVHLSVDGIHSAVLSLADTVKDSTPDSITRLKALGMEVYMITGDNERTANAVAKTCGIDHVLAEILPEGKATEVKTLMDSGKVVAMVGDGINDAPALAVANLGIAMGTGTDVAMESSDVVIMNGDLASIANAFAMSRRTVYNIRQNLFWALIYNALGIPFAAAGFLAPWIAGGAMAFSSVSVVLNALRLQRK, encoded by the coding sequence ATGAATCCCTCGGTTAAGGCGGAACCTTCCGATTCCGGAATTACTCTCGATCTGATCGGAATGACCTGCGCAAATTGTGCCCTCCGAATCGAAAAGGGATTGAAAAAAGTTCCCGGAGTCAAGGACGCAAGGGTCAATTTCGCAATGGAAACGGCGAAAGTGGAGTTTTCTTCTCCGGTTTCTCAAGAGGTCTTATTGGACAAAGTCGATTCGCTCGGGTATAGAGCGCTTGTTCACGAAGAAATCGTTCTGAACGGCGAGGCCGAAAAAGCGCACGAGGAAGAATTCAGAAAATTAAAATTTAGACTTCTTGCATCGGTTCTTTTTTCCACTCCTTTGCTTTTATCCATGGTAGGGCATTTTGGAGAAAATAAGTTTTCCGAATATTTACATTTTCTAATGAATCCATGGTTGCAGTTCGCGCTTGCAACTCCTGTCCAATTTTGGATCGGTTTTTCCTTCTACTTGGGCGCTTTTCGGTCGCTTAAGAACGGCGGGGCGAATATGGACGTGCTTGTTGTCCTTGGCACCTCGGCCGCCTACTTTTATAGCGTAAAACAATCCTTTCTTTCCTTAGAAGGACATCACCATGGGGAAATTTTCCTCTACTATGAAACTTCGGCCGTTCTGATTACATTGATTCTTTTCGGTAAATTTTTGGAACATCTCGCGAAAGGTAAGTCTTCAAAAGCGATTCAATCTTTAGTCGGGTTACAACCGAAAACCGCGAACATCATCCGTGAAGATGAAATTCAGGAAATTCCCTTGGCGGCGGTGAGGAGCGGAGATTTACTTCTCGTAAAAGTTGGAGAAACAGTTCCCGTCGACGGAATTGTCGAAGAGGGAAGTTCCTCTATCGACGAATCGATGTTAACCGGTGAAAGCATTCCGGTTGAAAAGAAGGTGGGGAGCGCCTTGTTTGGAGGTTCGCTTAACAAAAACGGAATTCTGAAACTCAGAGCTTCGAAAGTAGGAAAGGATACTCTTTTATCCGGCATCGTAAGAGTTGTGCAAGAAGCGCAAGGTTCCAGGGCTCCAATTCAAAGGATTGCGGATAGAATTTCCGGGGTTTTTGTCCCGGCCGTTATTTTGATTGCGGCTTTTACTTTTGCCCTTTGGTTTTTTTGGATAGAACCCGGAGTTTTCTCAGGCGCGTTGGAAAAAGCGATTGCGGTGCTCGTGATTGCTTGTCCTTGTGCGCTTGGGCTTGCGACTCCCGTCTCCATTCTTGCCGGATCCGGAAGGGCCGCTACTTTAGGAATCCTGTTTCGTACCGCGGAAGCATTAGAAATTGCTCATAAAGTGAATACTGTCGTTTTTGATAAGACGGGAACTTTGACGCACGGAAAGCCGATTCTTAAAAAAATCGACGTTATCCCTTCCGGAGACGAATCTCGACTCCTTATGATAGCGGGCGCCGCGGAACAAAATTCGGAACATCCGCTTTCGAAAGCGATCGTGGATTCCGCGAAACAGCGAGGTCTGATTCTTCCGATTTCGGAAACGTTCGAGACGATACCGGGTGGAGGAGTTTTTGCAATCGTAAACTCAAAAGAAGTTCTATTGGGAACGGATCGGCTCTTTAAAGAAAAGGGTATTCGATTGAATCAGACTCTTTCCGATTTAAAGATTCAGAGAGAAGCCGAAGGGGCTACGGTCGTGCATTTGAGCGTGGATGGAATTCACAGCGCGGTTCTTTCCTTGGCGGATACTGTTAAGGATTCTACTCCCGATTCGATCACGCGGTTGAAGGCACTCGGAATGGAAGTTTATATGATCACGGGAGACAATGAAAGAACGGCTAATGCGGTAGCGAAGACTTGCGGTATCGATCACGTCCTTGCTGAAATTCTTCCAGAAGGAAAGGCGACGGAAGTTAAAACGCTGATGGATTCGGGAAAAGTCGTCGCGATGGTTGGAGACGGTATCAACGACGCGCCGGCTCTAGCCGTTGCAAATTTGGGAATCGCAATGGGAACGGGAACGGACGTCGCAATGGAATCTTCCGATGTCGTGATCATGAACGGGGATCTCGCTTCGATTGCAAACGCATTCGCAATGAGTCGTAGAACCGTTTATAATATCAGGCAGAATTTATTCTGGGCGTTGATCTATAACGCGCTCGGAATTCCTTTCGCGGCCGCCGGTTTTTTAGCCCCTTGGATTGCCGGAGGAGCGATGGCATTCAGTTCCGTTTCGGTAGTTCTCAACGCATTGCGGTTGCAAAGAAAGTAA
- a CDS encoding glutathione S-transferase family protein, protein MADLQLVIGDKKFSSWSLRPWILLKESKIPFTEISLVLNTPEFFEKIKLYSNAGKVPVLVDGDIKVWDTLSIVEYIAESFPEKNLWPKEKAARAFARSIVAEMHSGFGDLRKNLSMNLAEKLHGRTFPEEAWKDIRRIESIWKECLNKHKGPFLFGKQFGIADAFYTPVVGRFLTYGIDLDPAANSYIATISSLYSYKEWMDGVLK, encoded by the coding sequence ATGGCAGATCTTCAACTCGTAATCGGCGACAAAAAATTCTCTTCTTGGTCTTTACGTCCTTGGATTTTATTAAAGGAAAGTAAGATTCCCTTCACGGAAATCTCGCTCGTTCTAAACACACCCGAGTTCTTTGAAAAAATAAAACTCTACTCGAATGCCGGCAAAGTTCCTGTCCTAGTCGACGGAGATATCAAGGTCTGGGATACGTTGAGCATCGTTGAATATATAGCGGAGAGTTTTCCGGAAAAAAATCTTTGGCCGAAAGAAAAAGCCGCGAGAGCCTTCGCTAGATCGATTGTCGCGGAAATGCATTCCGGATTCGGCGATCTAAGAAAGAATCTTTCGATGAATCTCGCTGAAAAATTGCACGGAAGAACGTTCCCCGAAGAAGCATGGAAAGATATAAGAAGAATCGAGTCCATCTGGAAAGAATGTCTAAATAAACACAAAGGGCCGTTTCTGTTCGGAAAACAATTTGGAATTGCGGACGCATTCTATACGCCCGTAGTCGGACGTTTTCTGACTTATGGTATCGATCTGGATCCGGCCGCGAACTCCTATATCGCAACGATCAGTAGCCTCTATTCTTATAAGGAATGGATGGACGGCGTTCTGAAATAA
- a CDS encoding ATP-binding response regulator — MINTIDIRQNQFRQNVLEQSIALRDPILILEDADEIRALLLQICKTLGIKAEGYANGKQALEAAREKQFSAFIVDLETPLIKGQDFIREIKTFLEDPIILVQTGNNQPDTIIEVMKLGVLDYLIKPIDIQVFGHCMKRISEYTQKKSTEKVLQEETETRLRAQLDWILYKQSWMSDLEKTVDVSKVTLNNIKQTFLSGGGIGAIVSLIEILKSSAKYEGENCVLSKEIADLLFVNNQTVHDTLHCLEKSMEILNRDISKEKTKMSVSDFFELIEQTVENASEKMEKFLSEKALSISFHKSLHPNSIQIEVDQSSIQLILEELIVNAAKYARIDSKILIYDKIQNGMLNLSFKNEFDSKSIPGVPKDKEILVKQPFYRLTGFVYESLPMETFFSGLGLTIVDFVARKHSGTFQISNILDHSVSEIPVETVLASLSLPLKY, encoded by the coding sequence ATGATAAACACAATCGATATTCGCCAAAATCAATTCAGACAAAATGTTCTCGAGCAATCCATAGCCCTAAGGGATCCGATTCTCATATTAGAAGACGCTGATGAAATCAGAGCGCTATTACTCCAGATCTGTAAAACTCTCGGGATCAAAGCGGAAGGTTACGCGAACGGAAAACAGGCTTTAGAAGCCGCTCGAGAAAAACAATTCTCCGCATTCATAGTGGACCTGGAAACCCCACTCATTAAGGGACAAGACTTCATCCGAGAAATTAAGACTTTTTTGGAAGATCCGATCATTCTCGTTCAAACCGGAAACAACCAGCCTGATACGATCATCGAAGTGATGAAACTGGGAGTACTGGATTACCTGATCAAACCCATCGACATTCAAGTTTTCGGACATTGTATGAAGCGGATCTCGGAGTATACTCAAAAGAAATCTACGGAAAAAGTTCTTCAAGAAGAAACCGAAACGCGACTGAGAGCCCAGTTAGATTGGATCTTGTACAAACAATCCTGGATGTCCGATCTGGAAAAAACGGTCGATGTCAGCAAGGTGACTCTCAACAACATCAAACAAACTTTTTTGAGCGGGGGCGGTATCGGTGCGATCGTAAGTCTGATCGAAATTCTAAAATCATCCGCCAAATACGAGGGGGAGAATTGCGTATTATCAAAGGAAATCGCCGACCTTCTTTTTGTGAACAATCAAACGGTTCACGATACTCTTCACTGTTTGGAAAAGAGTATGGAAATACTCAACCGCGATATATCTAAAGAAAAAACAAAGATGAGCGTTTCCGATTTTTTCGAGCTGATCGAACAAACGGTTGAAAACGCTTCTGAAAAGATGGAGAAATTTTTGAGTGAAAAAGCTCTGAGCATTTCCTTTCATAAATCCTTACATCCCAATTCGATTCAAATCGAAGTGGACCAATCTTCGATTCAACTGATCTTGGAAGAATTGATCGTGAACGCCGCAAAGTATGCACGCATCGATTCTAAGATTTTGATCTATGACAAGATTCAAAACGGAATGTTGAACCTTTCCTTCAAAAATGAATTCGATTCAAAATCGATCCCGGGTGTTCCCAAAGATAAGGAAATATTGGTGAAACAACCTTTCTATCGACTCACAGGATTCGTCTACGAAAGCCTTCCAATGGAAACTTTTTTCTCGGGACTCGGATTGACGATCGTTGACTTCGTAGCTCGAAAACATTCCGGAACATTCCAGATTTCGAATATTCTAGATCATTCCGTCTCCGAGATCCCGGTCGAAACGGTTTTAGCGTCTTTGTCGCTTCCGTTAAAATACTGA